DNA from Apis cerana isolate GH-2021 linkage group LG13, AcerK_1.0, whole genome shotgun sequence:
GATAAATCGTTAGTACAATCCACGAAGATACACGCGTTATACATAAAGATGCACCCGCCACCATCATCGGTATGCTATACATTATTAGAACTTCGTGTGACACATgtctcatattataatatgtacagTGTGAAGTTCTGTAAAAGCACAAGGATAGTTAGTCGAGTGGGTTGGGTGTTGGACACGTTGGGTATTGGACAAAGCCCAGATAAGCTgcggaaaagaaaataataattttcatttacccTCTTTGTTGGTCTTTGGCGCGCGAACTCTGTACAACGGCCGTGTCCTTGGATAGAGAGTATCTAaccggaaaagaaaaaacacaaagaggtatatgtaaaaaactgaaaaacgATGTGGAACACTCGTCTGCACAGTTGGATATAGAGATCTATCttacaataatatacaatatctaTATTACACGTAATCGTATCCAGCATCTCGATTCCTTGGCCGTCACGATAGCCGGGATACGGGACGATCTGTCGAGAGAGATAaacggaattttttttttttttttagatctcaattaataataataaattttccttcttatatatatatatatatggatgtatataagatatatatatatataagataagaggtaaaaatcaattatgagAAAATGATGGAATGGGAAGAATGCGAATGTTCGAATATGCGAAAGCAAACTTACGTGTATAAAACCGAGTTACACGAACGTGATGATAGTGATTCAATTATGTACATCTAACGAGATTCAAAAAACGGATCTAACACGACACAGATCTAACAGAGATCGATCGAAACTCGACGGAAGCGGCAACAAAAGAAAGATACAAATTCTCGAAACGGaacggaaaaagaagagatagaggggggaaaaatttCCAACCTCGTGAAAGATCGATCGAACACATTCTACACATCGAGAAATCAATGACGTAAAATATCAAGAATCAAAAACTACCGAAGAAACTTTATCTGATAGATGAGACGTAACTTAacgttaattttatacaaaaatcaaaaaaaaaaaggaaaaaatcctGAGATACTCCCTAGGAGgatctcgaagaaaaaaaaaaaccatcgagaaagaaagaaacgaataaaacacGAAAGGAAAGATGGGTGCTTCAGATAGATGATCTATATAAGTGCTCTCGCGGAAGCGTATGTACAGGACATCGTAGCGGATCGACGACGATGATCTTGTTCCCGATCTTGTGTCGTTACATGTGTGATGAGATTGCGGGGAACGAGATGCGGTGGAGACGATCGACTGCCTCGGTGTCTGCAACCCGTTCATCCATGGAGGGCCGATGAAGCTCGATTGACGCCGGTGACGTCTGATCGAGGACGAGGTGAGGGATCGATCGTGCGCCCTTCTATCGTACGGCGGTGGCGAGAACACGGGGAAGGTCTCGTCCGGCGACGGTCCACGTGGATTCAACTCGCTACTCGGCGGGGAACCGAAAGAAATACGGGTCGGCTCGAGATAACCCTCGAGGCTGACCGTCATCACAGCGGAATTGGGCGTGGGCGCCTGCAATAGAGAGGCGGCCCGCGGTGTCAACGGGGGTGGCTCGTCCTCCggctcgtcgtcgtcgtcgacagGCGTCTGATAACCTTGAGGAGGGGTGCGACCGGAAGAGACGCACGAGCTTACGCTGGAAGACCTCGCCAGAGGcgcctctccttctttttttttttcgcgtgcACCAAATACAGAGAACAGTTATAGAGAAGATGTATCGAGATGATGAATCGAGTTTCGAGCTTGtttcttgtttattattgCGTGTACGGGGTGCACGTTGGTCGAGAGAGtaaggagagggagggagaagttTAAGTAGGGATGTTCGAGGAAGGATTTTTGTGGGGGGATTATTGGACAAATGATTTCATCCCGTCAATCTGATCTGATCGTCCTATAATATACTTTGAAGAAAGATAATTAAGGAAGCATTGAAATGATTCTTACCAACTGCGTGTATCTCTGGCTCCCTGTAACTGGGGCCTTGAATTTTCCTCTGATTCGCCTTGATCTGGTCCATCTTGAATTTCAACTTTTGCAACACGTTCTTCTCGATGTTTTCTTGGATCTCGATGCGTTTCTGATGCAACTCTTCCAATAATTCCGCGCCTCTCGATGCCAGGATGCTCATAGCTTTCGTTTCGTTGACTATGTGGAAAAAGTAGTAGCTCTTGAACAATCGTTTCTGGAATAATAGGAAGGTGAAGCACAACCCGTCCCAGATCATCCCTATGTCCTCCTCGGGCACGTCGCAATCCAATTTTTCCGGGATCAAATCGGTGATCGgacttttgaattttcttacaCAAATTATACCGAACAATTGAATGAACGGACACGCTACCATTTGCATCTAaaagtttcgatattttattcgttcgaattaatatatatttaacaaaatcgaAACGCGACAAACGAGGTATATACCTGCTCTATCATCACGCAACCGACACCTTGGAACAGAGACTTGGCGAATATGACGACCACGTTGTAGCCGATCAACAAGTTCCACCATGTTAAAATCGTTTGCACTGGCCTCAAGTAAAAGTCGCTTCCTTGCCAGAGGAACACGAATGCACCGATCAAGTAACCCAACGAGAACAGATTGGTCCTCTCTGTTCCAGCCAGGAACACGATCGATAAAGCGATCCACATCAAACTTATCAATACGCCACGTTTCACTATATCTAAATAAGTGTGAGCATCAGACACGTAATCCTTCACAGGATTTACGAAATTTGGTTTCTCTATGTTTTCGTATACGGAATAATTGTGACCGGCTGGAAACTCTTGGCCAGTTGCCTCGCTTCGCTTTTCGATTTTGAAAACGAGGCTTTGCCTGACGATCATCATTAATAGCAGAAAATCAcctatatttgaaaaagataaaaatcaagaTGTCTTGTCCAGAGATAAATGAAGATCgcgcttgaatttttttttccattacacAATAGACTTACACATTAGTTTTCTAGCATTAGGTGGAAAATCAGGATCTGGCAGGTACATCCACTCCTGTAATACCCTCAAAATTCCTGACTTTTCCCATGGATagtctaaaaaattaagaaaaactcCGTCTCCGTGTGATCTCTAAAtgtgaaattgttttaaatttctaatcacTTTCAACATGTTCAATTACCTATGCAAAGCCATGGGGGAGGTGCCACGACGAAAGCATATTGAATAggtagaagaattataatgaaaaacttGAAGAAGGGCCAAATTTTGGATAAGATTCTTCTCCTCAGACAGAACAATATTAAAAGCCAAATACCATAGAGGACCGAATAGAAATCGAGTCTGGTAGCGATAAGCGCCACGATTCCTATCAAACAGAATTCCACGCCAAACTTGTAGAATGCGTAATTGAAAAGGAATTTCAAGCATTGCGGTATTCCTTCGTCAGCATGCTGTCTAGTGATTAAAGGGAACATGACATGAGGCCTGTCCAAAGGTTCTCCTCGTGCTTTTCTGTAGAAACATTGTCGAATTCTAATTATCTTTCTGAGAGTGGTCACCACTATGATTCCTATGTAGCCCTTCAACAACTCTGCCAGATTTCCTGGCTCGGCTTTCTTTATTCCAAACCATTCCGCTATGTTGTACATACTGTTATTGCTGCTATATTGATGATTCTCTGGAACTACCTGTAaacgataaaagataaatatttttcttgaagaaGCTTATCAATCATGTGCATCGTATTTGTATTCACCGTGCAATTAATATCCCAATTGCTGTGATTGATATACTGAATTTGATACAGCATTTTTCCAACCATTAATATACCGATTATCGCTGCTACTATATTCACGGTGCATATTTGAATGCTTCTTCGAAAATTGATCATTATAACTGATATCAagacgaatattaaattaatagcaCAGACCTGGAatacaaagaattttattgaataaaatttagataaatttatatcttcgaCATATCTTCGATCCGATTCAAACTCACATCGTTCACGCAGAGAAGCAtcacagaaataaaaatgatcttttgcatatgaatttcgaaaaagagCCAAATAtagttgtaaaaattttttacgtgCGTTGTTATATCGCTAAATAACGCTACCAGTTCTATTTTAGACATGTCTGAAAATTTTCGTCAAGTCagcatttttttatcgtattaattatcattaaaaaaaaagatgcatGAATTCATCGTACGTTTTAACTGTTTCAACGTGTATTTAGGTTTTTCgtcattgagaaaaatttgttctgGAGAGGATGGTGGCATAGTTAAAATCGGTGAATGGCCAAGGCTCGGTCGTTCCATTTGAGGATTCTCGagtctacaatttttttttttttaatattaatttattcaatacggttaatttatttaacagaaATTCCATATGCTGACCCGAATTTATCGAGATCGGTCACTTCTAAGAAATCTTTGTGAAAATAATGGATCTGAAGAACCGTAATAATTACGAAGAATGTCGGTGTGAGTAATCTAACGAAAAGATCCTTAATCTCGTATTTTTCTAAACCGATATCTTTTTGCAAGTTCTCGTCGATATGCAAATAACTCCAATATTCtggaaaattgtgaaattgatAAGTGTATACAAGAATCAGCATGATTACGGAATAACCGATAACTGTAAGCCAGAATGGATACATCATCTTTCTCCAAACTGTCCAAGATAtctataagaaagaaagaaagaaagaaaggaaagaattagttttatttttaactgattatttcttttgtttccccCGACGTACCTGGAAGGTGATAACCAGAACAAGGAAGAGAGACATGTAAATGATCCTGAACACCGTCATACGTTCACCAGTGATTCCACAAATGAACAGCATGATGGTCACCACTGCGATCCAAAATTTGGTCAACAATTTTCTCAAAAGTATACCGACATCCAACATGAATTTGCTTTTAATTTCCGGGGCTTCCTGGTTCATCGCTGTGGTAGCTGTCGAAACAGATACGTGCAATGGTGCCACCATGTCTCTCAACGCCGAGGAACGTCTCTGCCTCGTTCTTTCGACCGTGTATTGTCTCATGGTTATCCAGAACATCGATAGGAATAGACactgaaaattaattgttagcattttgaaaataagataatgtattttgtataagttagattataatttggaaattattttttttattttatttcatttttttttttactttgacCACTAGATGCCAGCAACTTAGCTCATCAGTTTTGATGAAACCGATTTCTGACACTTTTATCCTGTTTATTTGCGTTGGTAATTCTTCTTCGGTCAAATCCATGCTATAAACGTATTGCACGATGACAAGGAGCATTGAATAAAAAACGATGAAGGGAGAGCATTTCATCATCAAAGCGCGTTTATTAGGGACCATCCAAAGGATCAATGCCCACAATAAGAGTGCAAAAGTTGTCCAACTGTGATACATTATACTCCACGTCTAATAATAATGggcgagaaagaaattaaaataatttcaagtttcaaagaaaatttaataaatatctgacTTGTTAATTTTTACCATCATTATGATATTCGTGGCAAGATAagacgaattaattattaattggaaGATCGAATATATAGCCATAATGATATGTTCGATAATTCCGGATTGTTCATCTGGACCagctagaaaaatatttctatcggttaataaattttattttattttattttttttattcaatggaAGCTAATTTAACAAACCATCGCTGAGACTCTGCATCTGAATGTTGTCATCCTGATGGCCATCCTGGACGATAACACTTCCAGTTGAATCTTGCAGTAGCCCCGTTCTCCCGGACCCAAATCGCATCAACTGtcgataaaattaactaaACTATTCTccgaatataaaaacaaacatTCTCAATATTTCTACACAGCGTTTTAACTCGtctcttttcatttaataatcttaatttttattctaatttattctaaacaatttaaatttgaattaaatgtatattgttCGTGAAACAAAATCTCGTTTTCCAAGCGTGCGCATGCATGCTGTGTATAAATGAAATGGATTTACCTTCACCAATAGCTACCATAAAGATTTCCAAAATAtgtatcgattatttaaataaaaaaaaggaaaaaaaagaaaaaaatataaacaaaaaagaaaaaatgtgcttgaaataaaagataaaagcaaaattgatcgaataagagaaattaaaattaaataaattaaattgctgTATATATAAGTGAAACGTGCAAACTTAATCATTATACGTACGGGTGTGCGCTCGTCGACAGGTGAGAACGATGAATTAACGATCGGCTTCTAAAACAATGGCAAACTAAACATAGCGGCATCCAAATGGAAAAGGAATTTGCTCAGCATTAAAGAACAACCGCAAATCTGGAAGGCGATAGTAAATAAAAACTCGGGAGTTGTCTGAATGGAGGCGGTGGAAAACAAAATGAtcttaacataaatttattataccttcttcttccataatttttatcgccttcgccaatcaaaaaataaagcaaaataaaataaataaataaataaataatgtaaattattaatttcacggTATGGTTACTGTATATACATtccataatgatattttatacattttctttctgccatgataagttatataataatggcaCAAAAATgtgcattttctttttctctcttttaccATGATAAATGAACGATGGCACATATGTATGATCGTATCGATGTTCGAtaacgtaaaataataatcggtgATAAATTGTATGTACAATCGAAGATCTAAAAAATGTGattagagagaaagaagaagaagagaaagaagaagaagaaaaaagagaaaactcgGCTCATGCAGGACGACGAGATCCTTACGCGAGCCTTTCGTCGCGCCGATTGCCATCTTTGAGATGGTGTCCTTCTCCTGATGGAAACGTGCCTGGACAACGGAGTGTTCAGATTCTCCAGTTTTCCGCTCAAACGTTTCACTTTCTTTGCCTGGAACGCCTCGTTAGTAAAAGCAACGTTCTTCAAAGAAAGACACGTGTGTTACCAGATACACTTGTTGTTCGAACAGTtagtaaaaatagattattacaAGCTTAGATCGTGTTATTCAGCCGATATATCGGTGTGTTAATCGTTTTTTCCTTAACCGTAAGAAGGTTAATTAAGTCACATTAACAGGCACATTGCACGCGACTCGCATCGTTAATATGATTCATGCTTGgatgaatttcaattaaattgtaaattttattatcgacgAACTTCTGAATATTCGCGGTTCTAAATACTTCAACTGATATCTCAAACTTGAcggtattatttaaaattttaattcgataaaaactTGGTCCGACCAATTAATAATCCTCGCATTACTAATCTTTCGTTACGTTCTACtatcgtaatttaatttcgattcgtcGATTAATTAGTTCGCGTTTATCTcgagtttaaaatattcccaatattagcaaaaataaataaataaataaaaatacactaACGATAAACTCACCGGCTTTTTGCTCAGGAACTGTGATTGCAACGCCAAAACGAAATAAAGCCAGAACAGTCTCAGGGAGTATCCGTAAATCAGCCAATCTGTATAATCGGTATATTCCACGTATCTTGGATTGGAGCAGTTGATTCGATAAACAGGAATCAGGGCAAGATATCGTTGCCAACTGCTGTTCACGGGTATTAATTCTTGAGGTATTTGATTCTGGTAGCTGAGCAGAACCAGGATATGAAGTACCACGACTGCCATCAAGATCCTGCACAGCCTGGCAAACCCTTTTCGAAGCTCTTTGTTGCACGCCCACCAGGTCGAAGCTCCCAAGAAGATGAGGAAATAGAAACCGCCTTCGATCGAAGGTCTCAGACATGCTGTGATGCATAACGATGCCAGTACCACGTAAGTACCTATGCGTCCTAAGAAGTTGATGATCTGAGCACGGAAAATAATACGTTAGCTCCAATTCTCTAAgcaacttaattaattattgtttcgtGCGTGTTTTGAAAAACTTATGAAAggcgaaaaaattatatcgatgttatatttttatttacaaaaaaaagaaaaaaattgaacgatacCTTAATATTTCCATCTACGATTTTCTTAGAGGCCTCGATGTTTTGATGCAATGAGGCGTCGCCTTCTTCGGTGATCGTTTTTTGCGATAGGAAACgacatatgaaatatattattatactagtAGGTAAGACGATTAATTCTGGTGTCAACCAGAAGAATATCTCCCACTCGGTCGCGCTATCTAGCCTTACGAAACCTAAATGTCTGAAGATCACTTCCATAGGTTCGCCtagaaattattcatcaaagaaaagacaattttttttattccaaagtgtatttaaaaattggcaAACATTCTCTTTCCTTGAAACTTTCCTTACGTACAATTGTGGAGGAAGTGTCCGTAAGTGGGCAGGGCCAATAAAACTATGTGGAAAGTGATTTGGCTGGTTGTTGTGAGAAAAGACAGACCGATGCAAGTTTTTAAATAGTGGCCCGTGTGGCCGGCCATTGTTTTTGCGTCCGGTATTGGCACGTGGGGCGAATATAGCATCAGAGCCAAATAAACTAGTGACAATCCTACAGGCCTCCATACTATACCTGTTTCgaacaattacaaattttttttaatatcattcctTAATGTCGATCCACGTTCTTATCCATTATTATCTAAACCAGAATGCGAAAcgtattttttcgtatttcccAACGACATTTTCCAAACGATATTCGCCACGTAGCAGAGATGCTGTTCGTTTCATTTTGGTACGAGAAGAAATAGGGTGGAAGAAAGGTCAATTTCAACCGAGGGACTTCAACACAGATGAAACTATACAACGACTGACATTTTATTCCCTGATGTATCTCCGAATGAAAATTCAACAATTCACGTTTTCTTCAACAATTCTAATCATCCACGTGTCATTACGCTTCAAGAATTTCTTCTACACGTATCATTATACGCGTTCCGTGAAATGGAATACAcgttgtttataattaaatctataattaatcgaaaaagcaCCAGGATTCGGAACGTTGATTAGGAATCGTTAGCAAGCGTGAAacgtaattaatttcttcgttGCGAGCGTCTTCTGGCGAACGCGCTCTGTTTCTTCAAAGGAAAAACATCTCGTCGGGGATCGTGCTCGAAACTCATTCCATTTCGTTCCAGTCCTCTATGAGCGCTTTCTATTCGCGGCATGCATTCTGCTTactattttctcttctctgtATTCACAAACGAAAAGTTTGACCGGCTGCCAAGCAAACTCGGAGTTATTCTCTCCCTGTTCCAGCATTGGTGTTACGAGTTACTTCGTTATTCCCGAACGTTTTGCGTCTCTGTTTCCCTCACATTTCATCGACGTATCTCGTTTCGTAGATCGAGAAGatcgaaattaaagattaaggCGACTTAATtgcgaattattaaaaaaaaaattgtttttatacatatttttcattctctgtGAGCACGTGAGTGTAATTCGTGTGTACTTTAACGGGATTtcgttaattataaagaagatTACGAGTCAACTAATTACTCGTGCCAGCTTGTGCGCATCGTAATTTCACAGATAACATCCAATACATCCAAcgtcgtaattttatttttattttttagtctATGGACTATCGAGGTCGAAAGATCAAAACAGTCTCTCGAAATTATCACGAACGATAAAAAGATTGCGCGAATTAAAACTTCCTTTCCTCTAAATAAAGGTCTTTGACTCGCAATCGATTACTTTCTGCTTCGAGAAATATtctcatataatttaaacgaataaagTAACGACGACTTGATCGAGTTGTGGAATAAAATTCCCTAACCTAATTATAAATCGAGACTAAACTTGCCTCGACCCTATTACTATGCAATTCTGAGAGGCTTCCTCTGACTTGTATCGCGTAAATATACGTCTCTTTTAACTATATTCGAAAacgctcgtttttttttttttttattttatcatctacTTTGGAAAcgacgatatttatatttttggaatgttGATTACGATGGATACGTACGTACAGctaatctaatttattgttttctctGAAATTGCaatcaataatgaaatattaattgatgagATAGGttatttagaagatattttattatcggcTAAAATGAGGCAATCAATGGCGACAATGTTATTTATGACATACTGTTAGGCGGATCTGGAATGATCTAACATGTGGCGCGTTGATAACACcctgataattaataatagtattaaacTGGCTAATGGAACGGTCAATATATGAAAACTTTTGATATCCGatgataaatttgtattacgatttttataacgtaatttaaattataatatgttataatgttaattttgtcacgataattattttctttcgtgaTGGGTGTTGTAACGACGATGAGATATTGAAACGAGACTAAATGAGAAGTGAAAGGAAAAGAGTGAATTTCTCAGATTCTCTATTGCTTATTCGTCTATTTCTAGATTTTGCCTTCGAACATACTGTATGCCTTTGCAGTTTGCAATTTCACACCATTCATTCGCTTTCAAGAATCGACATAGTTTAGACCTAAGGTCAGTAGTCGAGTACAAATCATAGCTATTTTAACACTGTGATATCATCGATGCGtttccttttatatatttaatatatataaaaattttgaatcttcaaaattttctacgaAACCTACTAATTTTCTACGTTGaccaaagttaaatttttttcttttcttattttttactcttaatttttaagacgaaagagaagaaataattttgtaattaagtttttaacattccctaataattctaataattcacGCTCCTATCGTAACGTAATGACGTAAGATTTCCTCAGTAGAAGCTTATCAATAGAAACGCACAATTTATATGCATCCTTATCTGTTCCAATAttgttaacattttaataatccaaatctaaatccaaatttaaatcgtcgaataatttttttcctatcgACGAAATTATTCGTAgcatttcgattaaaaattttcgaaagatgCGTTTAACATAGACACTCACATCCGGTGAAGACGAGCGGTAACAGAACCCTGATGAGGGCCACGTTCAGCCAATACTTGGACATGCCTCGATCTGCTCGTATGCCCTTTCACCCTGaaacacagagagagagaaaagttgCGAGTAAAACAATCCACCGTGTACGTTGTCAACATCTCGAGATTTCACGGCGGCAATGTCAGCTCGACTGGAATCGATACGACACTGCCGCAGTCGGATACCTTTAACCTCGTTTTGCCATGAGACCGCGGCACCAACGTTCTTACACCCGCCCTTCGTTTTTACAACCGACCTGACCCCCGTCGAAATTTACGCTCCACAGAATTTAACCACCCCCTCGTTACATCATCCCAGCCCTCggaaatttttcacgaaaaaaacGTACGCGACCATCCTCTGACATTTTCTTCATACGAATTGTCAAATTAACAGAATTGCCTCGTTGACAGAACGAGGTTTGATCAATTTGATCCGATCGAAGTATAAATACGGAACAGTATAGTATATAAGAGTGCATCCTTTATGggctttatttaattaaattccctTCACGGATCGATGAAAATACATTCGATtagatcaaatataaattgtacttTAACCTATACACGATACTTATTTGCAAAATGACATTGACAAGGTGTAATTGAAAAGGTTTGCGATCATTCCAGGCATTTAATATCATCCTGATATATAGTCGATGTCTCTGGAGTGTGACGTGTACACCATCTGCGCCCATTTCCTGCTTCCGTCTAAGATTTCACGATGGTGTCAGCGTTCGGTTTCACCATCGAAAATCAATCTGTTTCCGTTCCGTTTTTTGGACAATCATCCATATCACATTTTTGTCGAATCTTGCCACTTCCTCttcgttaaaaagaatttaaatgccTCTGTGCACCAttccatataaataaaatggaaaagaaaaaaaaagaagaaagaacgcaa
Protein-coding regions in this window:
- the LOC107996171 gene encoding piezo-type mechanosensitive ion channel component isoform X9; the encoded protein is MSKYWLNVALIRVLLPLVFTGCIVWRPVGLSLVYLALMLYSPHVPIPDAKTMAGHTGHYLKTCIGLSFLTTTSQITFHIVLLALPTYGHFLHNCEPMEVIFRHLGFVRLDSATEWEIFFWLTPELIVLPTSIIIYFICRFLSQKTITEEGDASLHQNIEASKKIVDGNIKIINFLGRIGTYVVLASLCITACLRPSIEGGFYFLIFLGASTWWACNKELRKGFARLCRILMAVVVLHILVLLSYQNQIPQELIPVNSSWQRYLALIPVYRINCSNPRYVEYTDYTDWLIYGYSLRLFWLYFVLALQSQFLSKKPNVAFTNEAFQAKKVKRLSGKLENLNTPLSRHVSIRRRTPSQRWQSARRKARLMRFGSGRTGLLQDSTGSVIVQDGHQDDNIQMQSLSDAGPDEQSGIIEHIIMAIYSIFQLIINSSYLATNIIMMTWSIMYHSWTTFALLLWALILWMVPNKRALMMKCSPFIVFYSMLLVIVQYVYSMDLTEEELPTQINRIKVSEIGFIKTDELSCWHLVVKCLFLSMFWITMRQYTVERTRQRRSSALRDMVAPLHVSVSTATTAMNQEAPEIKSKFMLDVGILLRKLLTKFWIAVVTIMLFICGITGERMTVFRIIYMSLFLVLVITFQISWTVWRKMMYPFWLTVIGYSVIMLILVYTYQFHNFPEYWSYLHIDENLQKDIGLEKYEIKDLFVRLLTPTFFVIITVLQIHYFHKDFLEVTDLDKFGLENPQMERPSLGHSPILTMPPSSPEQIFLNDEKPKYTLKQLKHMSKIELVALFSDITTHVKNFYNYIWLFFEIHMQKIIFISVMLLCVNDVCAINLIFVLISVIMINFRRSIQICTVNIVAAIIGILMVGKMLYQIQYINHSNWDINCTVVPENHQYSSNNSMYNIAEWFGIKKAEPGNLAELLKGYIGIIVVTTLRKIIRIRQCFYRKARGEPLDRPHVMFPLITRQHADEGIPQCLKFLFNYAFYKFGVEFCLIGIVALIATRLDFYSVLYGIWLLILFCLRRRILSKIWPFFKFFIIILLPIQYAFVVAPPPWLCIDYPWEKSGILRVLQEWMYLPDPDFPPNARKLMCDFLLLMMIVRQSLVFKIEKRSEATGQEFPAGHNYSVYENIEKPNFVNPVKDYVSDAHTYLDIVKRGVLISLMWIALSIVFLAGTERTNLFSLGYLIGAFVFLWQGSDFYLRPVQTILTWWNLLIGYNVVVIFAKSLFQGVGCVMIEQMQMVACPFIQLFGIICVRKFKSPITDLIPEKLDCDVPEEDIGMIWDGLCFTFLLFQKRLFKSYYFFHIVNETKAMSILASRGAELLEELHQKRIEIQENIEKNVLQKLKFKMDQIKANQRKIQGPSYREPEIHAVDTLYPRTRPLYRVRAPKTNKEAIRSGDYYMFDELDDDDVTDMIPDTESEKREAEKRRELEQRGRRMTISEAADVTSADVETEEKDEEEREKTEVTDVEEEKKHEEEIPKEERISIATYFNFLIAIINSTFISMTRYLNRFSRDYRYIRKVLTKEKKLLKAKPDLQMGMRLGMNQMWQPMNFLKKDTLFSEISPVQHDDDRGELSEADQPPIIQLLASIWFAILSHSSLFCYFMVFLHQIKNASVLSIPLPLMVFFWGSLTIPRPSKTFWITLIAYTEAIVIVKCIFQLEVLPWNRDPAPNNPLFTPRIMGVERKFNYALWDLLLLLVVFFHRFMLKSLGQWTSLSLKPRKIIPSTLTLVPSKPPERGQGEPVTLRHEMKENIHATPTGRILNLQPGVIDGESVRTNDEYEQLVAVQGEESNPLEQEFTKVMKLMVVKYTEPMKNFFRKILSPYGKEKTNVYAYMFLCDFFNFLLFIFGFSAFGTQQGDGGVAAYLQENRVPMPFLLMLLLQFSLIIIDRALFLKKSILGKLIFHYFLILGIHIWMFFILPSVTERRFNERLPPQIWYMVKCFYLLLAAYQLRQGYPTRILGNFLCKNYSIINYVLFKGFMLVPFLFELRAVMDWIWTDTSMTIMDWFKMEDIFANIYQIKCMRGVETDFPQPRGEKKGQISKYLMGGAALFFMIGLIWFPLLLFALGGTVGISNLPYDVSMRIRIGPHEPIYSMSAQAQSIMEYSQFDYTRFTNLYVRDKPAMTFLENYIHSDVAAVRLSGFSRKLWNISPPDLEKLIEELRDNETTVIVHVEWTVSRRTDAKDATGITTTIRDIKLKPYENKEFNPVREMLANILSNLTIPHTSTIILPYAFPKFLKVTGRTTTIVPQLMMPKWLEIENEKKIRDIHLYRNISLFLSSEPDCCSHKKWWVVNEVCNDTLYENLLSRIPLNDCKYIMMYLFNDKTFPEGLSFISGLGILGLYTTAVIVISQMTRKVVTDLAPRIMFDDLPYVDRILRLCLDIYLVRESGELSLEEDLFAKLIFLYRSPETLIRWTRLPEEGERTDNEDQDDADEDVAISRQ